A portion of the Salmo trutta chromosome 1, fSalTru1.1, whole genome shotgun sequence genome contains these proteins:
- the akap12b gene encoding A-kinase anchor protein 12b isoform X2: protein MLGTITLTVDGVSVSQKEEVPETMDSLQAEVPPQVNREKDDNESPDTNNITSAEEKEVEEKPDEANEVGFKKIFKFVGFKFTVKKDKNEKTEPVQLLTVKDKDVEEGETSGSEETKEEATTAEEEVKSEKEKATEPDTSTIEADATPVDAPSKTVDGEAAEGVREEAAEVGEVEATEKEPEDPAATNPPGQETTQSPFRRFFAQGIFFNLRKKASIKKPKEEEPKEKASEEEIKEGEETAEAVVEEDGEKAKEEVEGEVKEVEPVTTPEEAKPDYSTETETVEVPVKEIKEEVQAEVAVEMSEAGISDNAKPAEEKVEEAVEADNAPVEVTTEAELLSSQEKVKAQGSPLKKLFTGAGLKKLSTKKQKKDKKDAEAKLTESGEQAAELQTSTDSAEVQKPDSGASSPEESGEHAIGVEAAQAEASQEADGEVTSSDEGKKKEGIMPWSSFKKLVTPKKRIKRPSESEDEATGEKAKSGTLSSTESAVFVEKEKEPEPTEEDPKTETTEKLEGSTEESKRMKMDTSVSWEALMCMGGNKKRTRKTSDSEDEETKIEEEAPQAGEELAKTAESPLGSSREADQENTVSSPEPSTSPAAGESPWDTLKRLVTHRKKPKAEEKTDESGAEPVVSDSEISKEDSSFSLRKLIPGRRKKKQLSSDLGSGEEDSDTPAVVPLSEYDNEHAKTKEEAEFEMTVETADAKEAAPITQAQSSTEERSPSWISATAVVEDLQEIPHDQLSDIPEEGAATPKSADTTLAEDIVEQTSEAVTCLEQEPELSVAEVTAKMIPAMSGETTPVPYEPEPESLEVLQEAVELINELPSLTSIEITEVQLENAASIPEPTPTIEFSESESKVVLMVHKETEATAICTGLGTKEIAKVAVEKPVIPTVECLAEISDALSAELPVEDKADPTEAADSTEEPMFEAQVEQVESTFLETSLEKTIEDIPEPEIANEGKEPEVEKLAVINDIQTEAEIIEAPVVTENTPRVELVDPITPTVEESIAADIVEISEAPVVEVKSEEMEVEETAAIKDIAPVEEVNDPVAREMATSLTDIDPATVTEVCEAAIAVVAPAEEFVIVKETVCQINPPSVKTQQVEVPEAVAVETVSVVVAEPAGDYQIQVKVTEVGVTEAEETKEAEAMEETGLVIAQVVILNAVEKVSEAEAEPEAPACVTSTITPEDALPVQAVAMIEKEIEQIAEEKPVIAETPVFQVKAPAPETPAEEPVAPEAQAEAEKPPKEVHEAFQVIETIPVIVEITESIVEEVNKEAEDVVKEGVEEIKQEVELKQAVEVNISEEKVVEVEVVVKVEQTESESGGKAEEEIKKVKSNVEAVEVQEVLQAEVIKLVQEVIAEVPVPEAADEKSEAAVVTEETPVPEGPTETPKAPAQPKETTAEVVGPHTVQVVNQAAQIIEEKEAKEIQMEEVVEIDAIVSAPETKEALAKEVTPAPESTPDTPAVTASHEAPAHIVVEEVAVPMAVTVARPAEAGAEKATPVKRVEVMAQVIEVIEEAVREIEPVSSTELTATS, encoded by the exons ATGCTTGGAACGATAACTCTCACAG TTGATGGCGTGTCCGTGTCTCAGAAGGAGGAGGTTCCTGAAACAATGGACTCCCTCCAGGCTGAGGTGCCCCCTCAGGTGAACAGAGAGAAGGATGACAATGAGTCACCTGACACAAACAACATCACCTCTGCAGAGGAGAAGGAGGTCGAGGAGAAACCAGACGAGGCCAATGAGGTGGGCTTCAAAAAGATCTTTAAGTTCGTTGGTTTCAAGTTCACTGTGAAGAAGGACAAGAATGAGAAGACGGAGCCGGTGCAGCTGCTGACGGTGAAGGACAAGGacgtggaggaaggagagaccaGCGGGTCTGAGGAAACTAAGGAGGAAGCCACCACTGCAGAGGAGGAGGTCAAATCTGAGAAGGAGAAGGCAACTGAGCCAGATACCTCCACCATTGAGGCTGACGCCACTCCAGTGGATGCCCCATCTAAGACCGTGGATGGAGAGGCTGCAGAGGGAGTCAGAGAAGAGGCTGCAGAGGTAGGTGAGGTGGAAGCTACAGAGAAAGAGCCTGAGGACCCAGCTGCAACTAACCCACCTGGCCAGGAGACCACTCAGTCCCCCTTCAGAAGGTTCTTTGCACAGGGAATCTTCTTCAACCTGCGCAAGAAGGCAAGCATCAAGAAGCCCAAAGAGGAGGAACCAAAAGAGAAAGCTTCCGAGGAGGAGATaaaggagggagaggaaacagcagaggctgtggttgaggaggatggagagaaagcaaaggaagaggtggagggagaggtgaaGGAGGTGGAACCAGTGACAACGCCAGAGGAGGCTAAGCCTGATTATTCCACAGAAACTGAGACAGTGGAAGTACCTGTCAAAGAGATCAAAGAGGAGGTCCAAGCTGAGGTTGCTGTAGAAATGTCAGAAGCCGGTATTTCTGACAATGCCAAACCAGCGGAAGAGAAAGTTGAAGAGGCTGTGGAAGCAGACAATGCCCCAGTCGAGGTCACCACCGAGGCTGAGCTGCTCTCATCCCAGGAGAAGGTCAAGGCCCAGGGAAGCCCACTGAAAAAGCTCTTCACTGGGGCCGGCCTGAAGAAGCTCTCTACCAAGAAACAGAAGAAAGACAAGAAAGACGCAGAGGCCAAGCTGACCgagtctggggaacaggcggctGAACTCCAGACCTCCACAGATTCAGCAGAGGTCCAGAAACCCGACAGTGGGGCCTCGTCTCCAGAGGAGTCTGGTGAGCATGCCATCGGGGTGGAAGCCGCCCAAGCTGAGGCCAGCCAAGAGGCTGATGGGGAGGTAACCAGCTCAGATGAAGGGAAGAAGAAAGAAGGTATCATGCCCTGGTCCTCCTTCAAGAAGCTGGTGACGCCCAAGAAACGCATCAAGAGGCCCTCTGAGAGTGAGGACGAGGCAACTGGTGAGAAAGCCAAGTCGGGCACCCTGTCCTCTACTGAGAGTGCCGTGTTtgtggagaaagagaaggagccGGAACCCACTGAGGAGGACCCAAAAACCGAAACCACTGAAAAGCTGGAGGGCAGCACCGAGGAGTCCAAAAGGATGAAGATGGACACCTCAGTCTCATGGGAGGCCCTTATGTGTATGGGCGGCAATAAGAAAAGGACCAGGAAGACCTCTGACTCTGAAGATGAGGAGACCAAAATTGAAGAGGAGGCACCACAAGCTGGAGAAGAGCTGGCTAAGACCGCAGAGTCTCCTCTCGGAAGTTCCAGAGAGGCTGATCAGGAAAACACGGTGTCGTCCCCTGAACCATCCACTAGCCCCGCCGCGGGAGAGTCCCCCTGGGATACTCTCAAGCGCCTCGTCACCCATAGGAAGAAGCCCAAAGCCGAGGAGAAGACAGATGAGTCCGGTGCCGAACCGGTTGTCTCAGACAGTGAAATCTCAAAAGAAGATTCCTCATTTTCTCTGAGGAAACTCATCCCTGGACGTAGAAAGAAGAAGCAGCTTTCCTCCGATCTGGGATCTGGCGAGGAAGACTCTGACACACCAGCTGTGGTCCCCCTCTCAGAGTACGACAACGAGCATGCCAAGACTAAGGAAGAGGCTGAATTTGAAATGACAGTGGAGACAGCGGATGCTAAGGAGGCAGCACCAATCACTCAGGCTCAATCCTCCACCGAAGAGAGATCCCCTTCTTGGATCTCAGCCACGGCTGTTGTGGAAGACCTCCAGGAGATTCCACACGATCAGCTGAGCGACATCCCAGAAGAGGGTGCCGCCACCCCAAAGTCTGCTGACACCACCCTCGCCGAGGACATTGTAGAGCAGACTTCAGAGGCAGTCACATGCCTGGAGCAGGAGCCTGAGCTGTCTGTTGCCGAGGTGACTGCAAAGATGATCCCAGCCATGTCTGGAGAAACCACCCCTGTGCCCTATGAGCCTGAGCCAGAGTCTCTGGAGGTCCTGCAGGAGGCTGTGGAGCTGATCAATGAGCTCCCAAGCCTGACTTCCATAGAAATCACAGAGGTCCAACTGGAGAATGCTGCGTCCATTCCAGAGCCCACACCGACGATCGAGTTCAGCGAAAGCGAATCAAAGGTTGTCTTGATGGTGCATAAAGAAACTGAGGCCACCGCCATCTGCACTGGCTTGGGCACCAAGGAGATTGCCAAGGTGGCGGTGGAGAAGCCTGTGATTCCCACCGTGGAGTGTCTAGCTGAGATCAGTGATGCTCTGTCTGCTGAGCTGCCAGTGGAGGATAAGGCTGATCCAACTGAGGCGGCTGATTCTACTGAAGAGCCAATGTTTGAGGCTCAAGTGGAGCAGGTCGAAAGCACATTCCTGGAGACCTCCCTAGAGAAGACTATTGAAGATATCCCAGAGCCTGAGATAGCCAATGAGGGTAAAGAGCCTGAAGTTGAAAAGCTAGCCGTAATCAATGATATCCAGACGGAGGCTGAAATCATCGAGGCCCCTGTAGTGACTGAGAACACCCCCAGAGTGGAGCTGGTGGACCCCATCACACCAACTGTCGAAGAATCCATTGCCGCTGACATTGTGGAGATCTCTGAGGCACCTGTCGTTGAGGTCAAAAGTGAGGAGATGGAGGTGGAAGAGACAGCTGCCATCAAAGACATCGCTCCTGTAGAGGAGGTGAATGACCCCGTCGCAAGAGAAATGGCTACCTCGCTCACTGATATCGATCCGGCCACAGTTACTGAGGTGTGCGAGGCAGCCATTGCTGTTGTAGCCCCTGCTGAAGAGTTTGTCATTGTCAAGGAGACTGTGTGCCAAATCAACCCACCGTCCGTGAAAACCCAGCAAGTGGAGGTCCCGGAGGCCGTGGCGGTGGAAACAGTCTCAGTGGTAGTTGCGGAGCCTGCTGGTGATTACCAAATCCAAGTGAAAGTGACTGAGGTTGGTGTCACAGAGGCCGAGGAGACGAAGGAGGCAGAGGCCATGGAGGAGACGGGCTTGGTCATTGCTCAGGTGGTCATCCTGAACGCTGTGGAGAAAGTGTCTGAAGCAGAGGCTGAACCCGAAGCGCCTGCCTGCGTCACTTCCACCATCACACCTGAAGACGCACTACCAGTCCAGGCAGTAGCAATGATAGAGAAAGAGATTGAACAAATAGCAGAGGAGAAACCTGTCATTGCTGAAACTCCTGTTTTCCAAGTTAAAGCACCAGCACCAGAAACTCCAGCAGAGGAGCCTGTGGCTCCAGAGGCACAAGCTGAGGCTGAAAAACCACCAAAGGAAGTTCACGAGGCCTTTCAGGTCATTGAGACAATTCCAGTCATAGTTGAAATCACAGAGAGTATCGTGGAAGAGGTTAACAAGGAGGCGGAGGATGTTGTCAAAGAGGGAGTTGAGGAGataaaacaggaagtggaattaaAGCAAGCAGTGGAGGTCAACATAAGTGAGGAGAAAGTTGTAGAGGTTGAAGTTGTAGTAAAGGTggaacagacagagagtgagtcAGGTGGGAAGGCAGAGGAGGAGATCAAAAAGGTAAAGAGCAACGTAGAGGCAGTAGAGGTTCAGGAAGTTCTACAAGCTGAGGTAATCAAGCTGGTTCAGGAAGTGATAGCAGAGGTTCCCGTTCCAGAGGCAGCTGATGAGAAGTCAGAAGCAGCGGTGGTGACAGAAGAGACCCCAGTACCAGAGGGGCCCACAGAGACCCCGAAAGCCCCAGCCCAGCCAAAGGAGACGACTGCTGAGGTTGTGGGCCCACATACAGTACAGGTGGTCAATCAGGCGGCACAGATCATTGAAGAGAAGGAAGCAAAGGAAATCcagatggaggaggtggtggaaatCGATGCCATTGTAAGCGCACCAGAGACAAAGGAAGCCCTGGCTAAAGAAGTCACGCCAGCCCCTGAATCCACACCAGACACCCCAGCTGTGACTGCCAGCCATGAGGCCCCTGCTCACATTGTGGTAGAGGAGGTTGCCGTTCCCATGGCTGTGACAGTTGCCAGACCAGCGGAGGCAGGGGCAGAGAAGGCGACGCCAGTGAAGCGTGTGGAGGTGATGGCGCAGGTGATCGAGGTGATCGAGGAGGCAGTGAGGGAGAttgaacctgtctcctccacaGAGCTCACAGCTACATCGTGA
- the zbtb2b gene encoding zinc finger and BTB domain-containing protein 2b, which translates to MELANHGLILLQQLNAQREFGFLCDCTIAIGDVFFKAHKAVLAAFSNYFRMLFIHQDSDCVRLKAADIQPDIFSYLLNLMYTGKLAPQLIDPARLEQGVKFLHAYPLLQEASLASQTAFSHPEPSLPLSTSLFGIQISDKQVALSGRLPVRRQLSSPFDLDSFPDRKYPSTSAVAAAFTNHASKLDSSFQEMVEASTSGQRASYEEHGGNTLTGEAPSSGSSNTILHVKPSIMKRNASFRKHYSCHLCGSRFNQRSLLREHLLQHSLARLPLVAKPSGAHSPVLPGGGAATTPEVEEVLLRGSGERSAAMTVEMLSDSEQAPPSGFSMDSPRAELSGWATGCQSQADTPPPSDIADIDNLESADLDREVKRRKYECATCGRKFIQKSHWREHMYIHTGKPYKCSACGKSFCRANQAARHVCLTQGADAYTMVDRQSMELCAAGDDTSQMEALFLGSARPYKCNVCETTFSSPNEVIKHLCFSQGALAGLQGQSGVRLLQGEEFPKDEGSDSSGAATLITAIKTEQILVE; encoded by the exons ATGGAGTTGGCCAACCATGGTCTTATCCTCCTGCAGCAGCTCAACGCTCAGAGGGAGTTTGGCTTCCTGTGTGACTGTACCATCGCCATCGGAGACGTCTTCTTCAAAGCCCACAAGGCCGTGCTGGCCGCCTTCTCAAACTACTTCAGAATGCTCTTTATACACCAGGACAG TGACTGTGTCCGCCTGAAGGCAGCCGACATCCAGCCAGACATCTTCAGCTACCTCCTCAACCTGATGTACACAGGGAAGCTGGCCCCTCAGCTCATCGACCCAGCCCGGCTGGAGCAGGGGGTCAAGTTCCTCCACGCCTACCCCCTCCTGCAGGAGGCCAGCCTGGCCAGCCAGACAGCCTTCTCCCACCCAGAGCCCAGCCTGCCACTCTCTACTTCCCTCTTTGGCATCCAGATCTCTGACAAGCAGGTTGCGCTGTCCGGCAGGCTGCCCGTCCGGCGCCAGCTCTCCTCGCCTTTTGACCTGGACAGCTTCCCTGACAGGAAGTATCCGTCCACGTCTGCTGTAGCAGCGGCATTCACCAATCACGCATCCAAGCTGGACTCTTCATTTCAGGAAATGGTGGAGGCTTCGACCAGCGGCCAACGGGCCTCGTATGAGGAGCATGGAGGGAACACCCTGACAGGAGAGGCGCCCTCCTCGGGTAGCTCCAACACCATTCTCCATGTGAAGCCGAGCATCATGAAGAGGAATGCCTCCTTCAGGAAGCACTACTCCTGCCACCTGTGTGGCAGCCGCTTCAACCAGAGGAGCCTGTTGAGGGAGCACCTCCTGCAGCACAGCCTGGCTCGGCTCCCTCTGGTGGCCAAGCCCAGCGGTGCACACTCACCTGTCCTCCCAGGAGGAGGAGCAGCCACCACACCAGAGGTAGAGGAGGTACTGCTAAGGGGAAGTGGAGAACGGTCCGCTGCCATGACAGTTGAGATGCTTAGTGACAGCGAGCAAGCACCTCCCTCTGGTTTCAGCATGGACTCTCCCAGAGCAGAGTTGTCGGGGTGGGCGACCGGGTGTCAGTCCCAGGCCGACACCCCACCTCCATCGGACATTGCGGATATCGACAACCTGGAGAGTGCTGACCTGGACCGCGAGGTGAAGCGCAGGAAGTACGAGTGCGCCACCTGCGGACGCAAGTTCATCCAGAAGAGCCACTGGCGAGAGCACATGTACATCCACACGGGAAAGCCCTACAAGTGCAGCGCCTGCGGCAAGAGCTTCTGTCGTGCCAACCAGGCGGCTCGCCACGTGTGCCTGACCCAGGGCGCCGACGCCTACACCATGGTGGACCGGCAGAGCATGGAGCTGTGTGCTGCAGGAGACGACACCAGCCAGATGGAGGCGCTGTTCCTAGGCTCGGCCAGGCCCTACAAGTGTAATGTCTGTGAGACCACCTTCTCCAGCCCCAACGAGGTCATCAAGCACCTGTGCTTCAGCCAAGGGGCTCTAGCAGGCCTGCAGGGGCAGTCAGGGGTGCGGCTGCTGCAGGGGGAGGAGTTTCCCAAAGACGAGGGCTCTGACTCGTCCGGCGCCGCCACCCTCATTACGGCCATAAAAACTGAGCAGATCTTGGTGGAGTAG
- the akap12b gene encoding A-kinase anchor protein 12b isoform X1 has protein sequence MGAQTSAQPDEKSQEDASAEELSAEVNAISEGDSVVDAKLQQTNGQISISSLIGKVDEQTELHGHSEDNTLTEEVDGVSVSQKEEVPETMDSLQAEVPPQVNREKDDNESPDTNNITSAEEKEVEEKPDEANEVGFKKIFKFVGFKFTVKKDKNEKTEPVQLLTVKDKDVEEGETSGSEETKEEATTAEEEVKSEKEKATEPDTSTIEADATPVDAPSKTVDGEAAEGVREEAAEVGEVEATEKEPEDPAATNPPGQETTQSPFRRFFAQGIFFNLRKKASIKKPKEEEPKEKASEEEIKEGEETAEAVVEEDGEKAKEEVEGEVKEVEPVTTPEEAKPDYSTETETVEVPVKEIKEEVQAEVAVEMSEAGISDNAKPAEEKVEEAVEADNAPVEVTTEAELLSSQEKVKAQGSPLKKLFTGAGLKKLSTKKQKKDKKDAEAKLTESGEQAAELQTSTDSAEVQKPDSGASSPEESGEHAIGVEAAQAEASQEADGEVTSSDEGKKKEGIMPWSSFKKLVTPKKRIKRPSESEDEATGEKAKSGTLSSTESAVFVEKEKEPEPTEEDPKTETTEKLEGSTEESKRMKMDTSVSWEALMCMGGNKKRTRKTSDSEDEETKIEEEAPQAGEELAKTAESPLGSSREADQENTVSSPEPSTSPAAGESPWDTLKRLVTHRKKPKAEEKTDESGAEPVVSDSEISKEDSSFSLRKLIPGRRKKKQLSSDLGSGEEDSDTPAVVPLSEYDNEHAKTKEEAEFEMTVETADAKEAAPITQAQSSTEERSPSWISATAVVEDLQEIPHDQLSDIPEEGAATPKSADTTLAEDIVEQTSEAVTCLEQEPELSVAEVTAKMIPAMSGETTPVPYEPEPESLEVLQEAVELINELPSLTSIEITEVQLENAASIPEPTPTIEFSESESKVVLMVHKETEATAICTGLGTKEIAKVAVEKPVIPTVECLAEISDALSAELPVEDKADPTEAADSTEEPMFEAQVEQVESTFLETSLEKTIEDIPEPEIANEGKEPEVEKLAVINDIQTEAEIIEAPVVTENTPRVELVDPITPTVEESIAADIVEISEAPVVEVKSEEMEVEETAAIKDIAPVEEVNDPVAREMATSLTDIDPATVTEVCEAAIAVVAPAEEFVIVKETVCQINPPSVKTQQVEVPEAVAVETVSVVVAEPAGDYQIQVKVTEVGVTEAEETKEAEAMEETGLVIAQVVILNAVEKVSEAEAEPEAPACVTSTITPEDALPVQAVAMIEKEIEQIAEEKPVIAETPVFQVKAPAPETPAEEPVAPEAQAEAEKPPKEVHEAFQVIETIPVIVEITESIVEEVNKEAEDVVKEGVEEIKQEVELKQAVEVNISEEKVVEVEVVVKVEQTESESGGKAEEEIKKVKSNVEAVEVQEVLQAEVIKLVQEVIAEVPVPEAADEKSEAAVVTEETPVPEGPTETPKAPAQPKETTAEVVGPHTVQVVNQAAQIIEEKEAKEIQMEEVVEIDAIVSAPETKEALAKEVTPAPESTPDTPAVTASHEAPAHIVVEEVAVPMAVTVARPAEAGAEKATPVKRVEVMAQVIEVIEEAVREIEPVSSTELTATS, from the coding sequence TTGATGGCGTGTCCGTGTCTCAGAAGGAGGAGGTTCCTGAAACAATGGACTCCCTCCAGGCTGAGGTGCCCCCTCAGGTGAACAGAGAGAAGGATGACAATGAGTCACCTGACACAAACAACATCACCTCTGCAGAGGAGAAGGAGGTCGAGGAGAAACCAGACGAGGCCAATGAGGTGGGCTTCAAAAAGATCTTTAAGTTCGTTGGTTTCAAGTTCACTGTGAAGAAGGACAAGAATGAGAAGACGGAGCCGGTGCAGCTGCTGACGGTGAAGGACAAGGacgtggaggaaggagagaccaGCGGGTCTGAGGAAACTAAGGAGGAAGCCACCACTGCAGAGGAGGAGGTCAAATCTGAGAAGGAGAAGGCAACTGAGCCAGATACCTCCACCATTGAGGCTGACGCCACTCCAGTGGATGCCCCATCTAAGACCGTGGATGGAGAGGCTGCAGAGGGAGTCAGAGAAGAGGCTGCAGAGGTAGGTGAGGTGGAAGCTACAGAGAAAGAGCCTGAGGACCCAGCTGCAACTAACCCACCTGGCCAGGAGACCACTCAGTCCCCCTTCAGAAGGTTCTTTGCACAGGGAATCTTCTTCAACCTGCGCAAGAAGGCAAGCATCAAGAAGCCCAAAGAGGAGGAACCAAAAGAGAAAGCTTCCGAGGAGGAGATaaaggagggagaggaaacagcagaggctgtggttgaggaggatggagagaaagcaaaggaagaggtggagggagaggtgaaGGAGGTGGAACCAGTGACAACGCCAGAGGAGGCTAAGCCTGATTATTCCACAGAAACTGAGACAGTGGAAGTACCTGTCAAAGAGATCAAAGAGGAGGTCCAAGCTGAGGTTGCTGTAGAAATGTCAGAAGCCGGTATTTCTGACAATGCCAAACCAGCGGAAGAGAAAGTTGAAGAGGCTGTGGAAGCAGACAATGCCCCAGTCGAGGTCACCACCGAGGCTGAGCTGCTCTCATCCCAGGAGAAGGTCAAGGCCCAGGGAAGCCCACTGAAAAAGCTCTTCACTGGGGCCGGCCTGAAGAAGCTCTCTACCAAGAAACAGAAGAAAGACAAGAAAGACGCAGAGGCCAAGCTGACCgagtctggggaacaggcggctGAACTCCAGACCTCCACAGATTCAGCAGAGGTCCAGAAACCCGACAGTGGGGCCTCGTCTCCAGAGGAGTCTGGTGAGCATGCCATCGGGGTGGAAGCCGCCCAAGCTGAGGCCAGCCAAGAGGCTGATGGGGAGGTAACCAGCTCAGATGAAGGGAAGAAGAAAGAAGGTATCATGCCCTGGTCCTCCTTCAAGAAGCTGGTGACGCCCAAGAAACGCATCAAGAGGCCCTCTGAGAGTGAGGACGAGGCAACTGGTGAGAAAGCCAAGTCGGGCACCCTGTCCTCTACTGAGAGTGCCGTGTTtgtggagaaagagaaggagccGGAACCCACTGAGGAGGACCCAAAAACCGAAACCACTGAAAAGCTGGAGGGCAGCACCGAGGAGTCCAAAAGGATGAAGATGGACACCTCAGTCTCATGGGAGGCCCTTATGTGTATGGGCGGCAATAAGAAAAGGACCAGGAAGACCTCTGACTCTGAAGATGAGGAGACCAAAATTGAAGAGGAGGCACCACAAGCTGGAGAAGAGCTGGCTAAGACCGCAGAGTCTCCTCTCGGAAGTTCCAGAGAGGCTGATCAGGAAAACACGGTGTCGTCCCCTGAACCATCCACTAGCCCCGCCGCGGGAGAGTCCCCCTGGGATACTCTCAAGCGCCTCGTCACCCATAGGAAGAAGCCCAAAGCCGAGGAGAAGACAGATGAGTCCGGTGCCGAACCGGTTGTCTCAGACAGTGAAATCTCAAAAGAAGATTCCTCATTTTCTCTGAGGAAACTCATCCCTGGACGTAGAAAGAAGAAGCAGCTTTCCTCCGATCTGGGATCTGGCGAGGAAGACTCTGACACACCAGCTGTGGTCCCCCTCTCAGAGTACGACAACGAGCATGCCAAGACTAAGGAAGAGGCTGAATTTGAAATGACAGTGGAGACAGCGGATGCTAAGGAGGCAGCACCAATCACTCAGGCTCAATCCTCCACCGAAGAGAGATCCCCTTCTTGGATCTCAGCCACGGCTGTTGTGGAAGACCTCCAGGAGATTCCACACGATCAGCTGAGCGACATCCCAGAAGAGGGTGCCGCCACCCCAAAGTCTGCTGACACCACCCTCGCCGAGGACATTGTAGAGCAGACTTCAGAGGCAGTCACATGCCTGGAGCAGGAGCCTGAGCTGTCTGTTGCCGAGGTGACTGCAAAGATGATCCCAGCCATGTCTGGAGAAACCACCCCTGTGCCCTATGAGCCTGAGCCAGAGTCTCTGGAGGTCCTGCAGGAGGCTGTGGAGCTGATCAATGAGCTCCCAAGCCTGACTTCCATAGAAATCACAGAGGTCCAACTGGAGAATGCTGCGTCCATTCCAGAGCCCACACCGACGATCGAGTTCAGCGAAAGCGAATCAAAGGTTGTCTTGATGGTGCATAAAGAAACTGAGGCCACCGCCATCTGCACTGGCTTGGGCACCAAGGAGATTGCCAAGGTGGCGGTGGAGAAGCCTGTGATTCCCACCGTGGAGTGTCTAGCTGAGATCAGTGATGCTCTGTCTGCTGAGCTGCCAGTGGAGGATAAGGCTGATCCAACTGAGGCGGCTGATTCTACTGAAGAGCCAATGTTTGAGGCTCAAGTGGAGCAGGTCGAAAGCACATTCCTGGAGACCTCCCTAGAGAAGACTATTGAAGATATCCCAGAGCCTGAGATAGCCAATGAGGGTAAAGAGCCTGAAGTTGAAAAGCTAGCCGTAATCAATGATATCCAGACGGAGGCTGAAATCATCGAGGCCCCTGTAGTGACTGAGAACACCCCCAGAGTGGAGCTGGTGGACCCCATCACACCAACTGTCGAAGAATCCATTGCCGCTGACATTGTGGAGATCTCTGAGGCACCTGTCGTTGAGGTCAAAAGTGAGGAGATGGAGGTGGAAGAGACAGCTGCCATCAAAGACATCGCTCCTGTAGAGGAGGTGAATGACCCCGTCGCAAGAGAAATGGCTACCTCGCTCACTGATATCGATCCGGCCACAGTTACTGAGGTGTGCGAGGCAGCCATTGCTGTTGTAGCCCCTGCTGAAGAGTTTGTCATTGTCAAGGAGACTGTGTGCCAAATCAACCCACCGTCCGTGAAAACCCAGCAAGTGGAGGTCCCGGAGGCCGTGGCGGTGGAAACAGTCTCAGTGGTAGTTGCGGAGCCTGCTGGTGATTACCAAATCCAAGTGAAAGTGACTGAGGTTGGTGTCACAGAGGCCGAGGAGACGAAGGAGGCAGAGGCCATGGAGGAGACGGGCTTGGTCATTGCTCAGGTGGTCATCCTGAACGCTGTGGAGAAAGTGTCTGAAGCAGAGGCTGAACCCGAAGCGCCTGCCTGCGTCACTTCCACCATCACACCTGAAGACGCACTACCAGTCCAGGCAGTAGCAATGATAGAGAAAGAGATTGAACAAATAGCAGAGGAGAAACCTGTCATTGCTGAAACTCCTGTTTTCCAAGTTAAAGCACCAGCACCAGAAACTCCAGCAGAGGAGCCTGTGGCTCCAGAGGCACAAGCTGAGGCTGAAAAACCACCAAAGGAAGTTCACGAGGCCTTTCAGGTCATTGAGACAATTCCAGTCATAGTTGAAATCACAGAGAGTATCGTGGAAGAGGTTAACAAGGAGGCGGAGGATGTTGTCAAAGAGGGAGTTGAGGAGataaaacaggaagtggaattaaAGCAAGCAGTGGAGGTCAACATAAGTGAGGAGAAAGTTGTAGAGGTTGAAGTTGTAGTAAAGGTggaacagacagagagtgagtcAGGTGGGAAGGCAGAGGAGGAGATCAAAAAGGTAAAGAGCAACGTAGAGGCAGTAGAGGTTCAGGAAGTTCTACAAGCTGAGGTAATCAAGCTGGTTCAGGAAGTGATAGCAGAGGTTCCCGTTCCAGAGGCAGCTGATGAGAAGTCAGAAGCAGCGGTGGTGACAGAAGAGACCCCAGTACCAGAGGGGCCCACAGAGACCCCGAAAGCCCCAGCCCAGCCAAAGGAGACGACTGCTGAGGTTGTGGGCCCACATACAGTACAGGTGGTCAATCAGGCGGCACAGATCATTGAAGAGAAGGAAGCAAAGGAAATCcagatggaggaggtggtggaaatCGATGCCATTGTAAGCGCACCAGAGACAAAGGAAGCCCTGGCTAAAGAAGTCACGCCAGCCCCTGAATCCACACCAGACACCCCAGCTGTGACTGCCAGCCATGAGGCCCCTGCTCACATTGTGGTAGAGGAGGTTGCCGTTCCCATGGCTGTGACAGTTGCCAGACCAGCGGAGGCAGGGGCAGAGAAGGCGACGCCAGTGAAGCGTGTGGAGGTGATGGCGCAGGTGATCGAGGTGATCGAGGAGGCAGTGAGGGAGAttgaacctgtctcctccacaGAGCTCACAGCTACATCGTGA